A part of Synchiropus splendidus isolate RoL2022-P1 chromosome 19, RoL_Sspl_1.0, whole genome shotgun sequence genomic DNA contains:
- the igf2bp1 gene encoding insulin-like growth factor 2 mRNA-binding protein 1 isoform X4, whose amino-acid sequence MAQCGTVENCEQVNTDCETAVVNVTYASREHARQAIQKLNGYQCENNALRVSYIPDETSEMEGGHRGQDNGRRPGYGPRGGPRGGSPSSGMPPKCQHADMPLRLLVPTQFVGAIIGKEGATIRNITKQTQSKVDVHRKENAGAAEKPISIHSTPEGCSSACRMILEIMQQEAKDTKACVEEEMAEELIPLKILAHNNFVGRLIGKEGKNLKKIEQDTDTKITISPLQDLTLYNPERTITIKGLVEACCQAEVEVMKKIREAYENDIAAMNQQTHLIPGLNLGALGLFPSSSNMPPPPPGNAVGGAPYGCFGAPEQETVHVYIPAQAVGAIIGKKGQHIKQLSRFAGASIKIAPAETPDAKTRMVIVTGPPEAQFKAQGRIYGKLKEENFFGPKEEVKLETHIKMAASAAGRVIGKGGKTVTELQNLTAADVVVPRDQTPDENDQVIVKINGHFYASQLAQRKIRDILTQVKPPQKGGMAMGPGPQPQGFTEMGSPTQGLSQDHQQRRK is encoded by the exons GGAACCGTGGAGAACTGTGAACAAG TGAACACGGACTGTGAGACTGCAGTGGTCAACGTCACATACGCATCAAGAGAACATGCCCGGCA AGCCATCCAGAAGCTGAATGGTTACCAGTGTGAGAACAACGCCCTCCGTGTCAGTTACATCCCAGATGAAACctcagagatggagggaggccaCAGAGGCCAGGACAATGGCCGTCGTCCGGGTTATGGACCCCGGGGTGGCCCTCGTGGCGGGTCCCCGAGCTCTGGCATGCCACCCAAATGTCAGCACGCCGACATGCCCCTCAGACTTCTGGTCCCAACGCAGTTTGTGGGAGCCATTATTGGCAAGGAGGGAGCCACAATTCGCAACATCACCAAGCAGACACAGAGCAA AGTTGACGTCCACCGAAAGGAGAATGCAGGGGCTGCTGAGAAGCCCATCAGCATTCACTCCACCCCTGAGGGCTGCTCGTCTGCCTGCAGAATGATACTGGAAATCATGCAACAGGAAGCCAAAGACACCAAAGCGTGCGTTGAGGAAGAAAT GGCGGAGGAGTTGATTCCCCTGAAGATTCTTGCCCACAACAACTTTGTTGGCCGTTTGATCGGAAAGGAGGGAAAGAACCTAAAGAAGATTGAGCAGGACACAGACACCAAGATCACCATCTCACC TCTGCAGGACTTGACCCTGTACAACCCAGAGAGAACCATCACCATTAAAGGCCTTGTGGAAGCCTGCTGCCAGGCAGAAGTGGAGGTGATGAAAAAGATCAGGGAGGCATATGAGAACGACATCGCTGCCATGAAT CAACAGACTCACCTTATTCCTGGTCTTAACCTGGGTGCACTGGGTCTCTTCCCATCTTCCTCCAATATGCCCCCACCGCCACCTGGAAATGCGGTCGGTGGCGCCCCTTATGGTTGCTTTGGG GCTCCGGAGCAGGAGACGGTGCATGTGTACATCCCTGCTCAGGCAGTGGGAGCCATCATCGGAAAGAAAGGGCAGCACATCAAGCAGCTGAGTCGCTTTGCTGGCGCTTCCATCAAG ATCGCTCCAGCTGAAACTCCGGATGCTAAAACCCGCATGGTGATTGTGACTGGGCCTCCTGAGGCTCAGTTTAAG GCTCAGGGAAGAATCTATGGCAAACTGAAGGAAGAGAACTTTTTTGGACCCAAAGAGGAAGTCAAGCTTGAGACACATATCAAGATGGCTGCTTCCGCTGCAGGAAGAGTCATTGGCAAGGGCGGCAAGACG GTGACCGAGCTCCAGAACCTGACGGCTGCGGATGTCGTCGTGCCCAGAGATCAGACCCCAGATGAAAATGACCAGGTCATCGTCAAAATCAACGGACATTTCTATGCCAGCCAG CTGGCCCAGAGAAAGATTCGggatatcctgacccaagtcaagCCGCCACAGAAAGGTGGAATGGCCATGGGTCCGGGGCCCCAGCCACAGGGCTTCACAGAAATGGGCAGTCCAACACAGGGACTCAGCCAAGACCATCAACAACGCAGGAAGTGA